The Anaerobacillus sp. CMMVII region ATGAAAATGTTATATTACTTTTAAATATTCGGATTTTGGAGGTAGTTATGAAAAAGTTTCGTCGCAGTGGCCGTTTAGTAGACTTGACCAATTACTTAATACATAATCCACATCAACTGATACCATTAAATTATTTTGCTGAACGGTATGATTCAGCTAAATCTTCTATTAGTGAAGATTTAGCGATAATAAAGGAAATGTTTGAAAGCCAAGAAACCGGACTATTATTAACTGTGGCTGGAGCAAGTGGTGGAGTTAAGTTTATACCAACTGCAAGCACTGAGGAAATTAAAGTATTTCTTACGGAATTGTGTTCGAAGTTAGAGGATCCTAATCGAGTATTACCTGGTGGCTACTTATACATGATGGATATTATTGGTAACCCGAAGTTGATGAATGAAATTGGTCGTTATTTTGCGACAATGTTCGCAAATAAAAATGTTGATGTTATTATGACGATGGCCACAAAAGGAATACCTTTAGCTTACGCAGTAGCTACCTACATGAACGTACCGGTTTGTATCGTTAGACACGAGCACCGAATTACTGAAGGTTCGCTTGTTAGTATCAATTATGTATCTGGTTCAACGAAACGAATCCAAACAATGTCCTTAGCCAAGAGAAGCCTAAAAGAAGGTTCAAATGTCGTCATCATTGATGATTTTATGAAGGCTGGCGGAACAATCAAAGGAATGATTAACTTAGTTGAGGAGTTCCAATCACATGTGGTTGGAATAGGTGTCTTAGTAGAGGCTAATCATGCAGAAGAAAGATTAGTCGATAAATATACTTCAATGACTCGGTTGTCAGAAGTAAATACAAAGGAAAAGATAGTGAAAGTCGAGTTAGGTAATTTCTTAGATACGTTAAAACAGATCAAGGAGGATTAATCATGAAAATTGTTCAAACAACAGAAGCTCCTGCAGCTATCGGTCCATACTCACAAGGAATTATTGTAAACAATATGCTTTATAGCTCAGGACAAATTCCACTGTTAGCAAATGGAGAGCTTATTTTGGGTGGCGTAAAAGAGCAAACAGCGCAGGTATTAAAAAATGTTGATGCGATCTTAAAGGAAGCTGGTGCTTCTCGTGAAACAGTTGTTAAAACGACGGTATTCATTAAAGATATGAATGATTTCCCGCTAATTAATGAAGTTTATGAAGGTTACTTCTCAACCCATAAACCAGCCAGGTCGACTGTTGAGGTAGCAAGACTACCAAAAGATGTTTTGGTTGAAATTGAAGTAATTGCATTAGTAAAATAAAGCGAAGAAAGACCGATTAACTCGGTCTTTCTTTTTATTCATTGTGACCATTTTGTGAACAATGTGTAAAAATTAGAAAATAATCGAAATTTTTACTGTTTTTTTGTTTGATAAAGAAGGAAAACAGAAAAACTTGTTGAATTAATAAGCAGGACTTATTCATATGTAAAAAAAGGTGGTGGCAGAAATGGAAGTAACAGACGTAAGAC contains the following coding sequences:
- a CDS encoding RidA family protein, which translates into the protein MKIVQTTEAPAAIGPYSQGIIVNNMLYSSGQIPLLANGELILGGVKEQTAQVLKNVDAILKEAGASRETVVKTTVFIKDMNDFPLINEVYEGYFSTHKPARSTVEVARLPKDVLVEIEVIALVK
- the purR gene encoding pur operon repressor, with the protein product MKKFRRSGRLVDLTNYLIHNPHQLIPLNYFAERYDSAKSSISEDLAIIKEMFESQETGLLLTVAGASGGVKFIPTASTEEIKVFLTELCSKLEDPNRVLPGGYLYMMDIIGNPKLMNEIGRYFATMFANKNVDVIMTMATKGIPLAYAVATYMNVPVCIVRHEHRITEGSLVSINYVSGSTKRIQTMSLAKRSLKEGSNVVIIDDFMKAGGTIKGMINLVEEFQSHVVGIGVLVEANHAEERLVDKYTSMTRLSEVNTKEKIVKVELGNFLDTLKQIKED